A genomic window from Deltaproteobacteria bacterium GWC2_65_14 includes:
- a CDS encoding ribonucleoside-diphosphate reductase, adenosylcobalamin-dependent, which yields MLAKHGPLQISENARKVLERRYLKQDPPGGTLETPEEMTARVSYNIALAEGYFYGAIPEVVLRWAETFYGMISRLDFMPNSPTLMNAGRELQQLSACFVLPVDDSMDSIFEAVKNTALIHKSGGGTGFSFSRLRPKHDVVKSTKGISSGPISFMTVFDAATETIKQGGTRRGANMGILRVDHPDVLDFITCKTKNDRLNNFNISVALTEGFMKAVEEGGDYPLVNPHSREVVARFSAREVFEKIVDAAWRNGEPGIIFLDRINRDNPTPKLGEIESTNPCGEQPLLPYESCNLGSINLANMVTGENGSTRIDYDRIKRTIHESIRFLDNVIDMNCYPLPEIRRMTMGNRKVGLGVMGFADMLIRLGVPYDSDEALSVGQEVMSFFQEESRNASALLAHERGAFPNFEISRYRDNGNIPLRNATTTTIAPTGTISIIAGCSSGIEPVFALSFVRNVMDNDHLVETHPLFEKELRRRGLYSEERMREISRKGTLREVDGMPDEVRRVFVTAHDISPEAHLRMQAAFQKFVDNAVSKTVNFPSTATREEIRKVYLLAYRLGCKGVTVYRDKSREEQVLNIGEVNKGTAASGTPSENKAPAGEPGFVTRRPRPDTLLGVTREMTTSCGKLYVTMNRDERGFFEVFNQMGKAGGCAASQSEAIGRLVSLSLRSGVDPAMVVKQLKGISCHLPSWAGNGGKIMSCADAVAKSIEWYLENVDKMFTGFARPVEDPARAQAAPRQSAPGESQEIARGACPDCGSQVEMQEGCLKCRSCGFSEC from the coding sequence ATGCTGGCGAAGCACGGGCCGCTGCAGATCTCCGAGAATGCCCGAAAAGTCCTGGAACGGCGATACCTCAAGCAGGATCCCCCGGGGGGAACGCTCGAGACCCCCGAGGAGATGACGGCGCGGGTATCCTACAACATCGCCCTGGCGGAAGGGTACTTCTACGGCGCGATCCCCGAGGTGGTGCTCCGGTGGGCGGAAACCTTCTACGGGATGATTTCCCGCCTCGATTTCATGCCGAACTCCCCCACCCTGATGAACGCGGGACGGGAGCTGCAGCAGCTGTCCGCCTGCTTCGTCCTTCCGGTCGACGACTCGATGGATTCGATCTTCGAGGCGGTCAAGAACACCGCCCTGATCCACAAGAGCGGCGGGGGGACCGGGTTCTCCTTCTCACGGCTCCGGCCGAAGCACGACGTGGTCAAGTCGACCAAGGGGATCTCCTCGGGACCGATCTCCTTCATGACCGTGTTCGACGCGGCGACGGAGACCATCAAGCAGGGGGGGACGCGGCGCGGCGCGAACATGGGGATCCTCCGGGTGGACCACCCGGACGTCCTCGACTTCATCACCTGCAAGACGAAGAACGACCGGCTGAACAACTTCAACATCTCCGTCGCCCTGACGGAGGGCTTCATGAAGGCGGTCGAGGAGGGGGGCGACTACCCTCTCGTGAACCCCCATTCCCGGGAGGTCGTCGCGCGCTTCTCCGCCCGGGAGGTCTTCGAGAAGATCGTGGACGCCGCATGGAGGAACGGGGAGCCGGGGATCATCTTCCTGGACCGGATCAACCGGGACAACCCGACTCCCAAGCTCGGGGAGATCGAGAGCACGAACCCGTGCGGGGAACAGCCGCTGCTCCCCTACGAGAGCTGCAACCTGGGCTCGATCAACCTGGCGAACATGGTCACCGGGGAGAACGGCTCCACCCGGATCGACTACGACAGGATCAAGAGGACGATCCACGAATCGATCCGGTTCCTCGACAACGTGATCGACATGAACTGCTATCCCCTCCCGGAGATCCGCCGGATGACGATGGGGAACCGGAAGGTCGGGCTGGGGGTGATGGGATTCGCCGACATGCTGATCCGGCTCGGCGTCCCCTACGACTCGGACGAGGCGCTCTCCGTCGGGCAGGAGGTGATGAGCTTCTTCCAGGAGGAGTCCCGGAACGCGTCCGCCCTGCTGGCGCACGAGCGGGGGGCATTCCCGAACTTCGAGATCAGCCGGTACCGGGACAACGGAAACATCCCGCTGCGCAACGCCACCACGACCACGATCGCCCCCACCGGAACGATCAGCATCATCGCGGGCTGCAGCAGCGGGATCGAGCCGGTCTTCGCGCTCTCCTTCGTCCGCAACGTGATGGACAACGACCACCTCGTCGAGACCCACCCGCTCTTCGAGAAGGAATTGAGGCGGCGGGGGCTCTACTCCGAGGAGCGGATGCGGGAAATATCCCGGAAGGGAACGCTGCGGGAGGTCGACGGGATGCCCGACGAGGTCCGGAGGGTCTTCGTGACCGCCCACGACATCTCCCCGGAGGCGCACCTGCGGATGCAGGCGGCGTTCCAGAAATTCGTCGACAACGCGGTGTCCAAGACGGTGAACTTCCCCTCGACCGCCACCCGGGAGGAGATCCGGAAAGTCTACCTCCTCGCCTACCGCCTCGGCTGCAAGGGAGTGACCGTATACCGGGACAAGAGCCGGGAGGAGCAGGTCCTGAACATCGGAGAGGTGAACAAGGGGACCGCCGCGTCCGGCACGCCGTCCGAGAACAAGGCTCCGGCGGGCGAGCCCGGCTTCGTCACCCGCCGTCCGCGCCCCGACACCCTGCTGGGGGTCACCCGGGAGATGACGACCAGCTGCGGGAAGCTCTACGTGACGATGAACCGGGACGAGAGGGGGTTCTTCGAGGTCTTCAACCAGATGGGGAAGGCGGGCGGATGCGCGGCCTCCCAGTCGGAGGCGATCGGGCGCCTCGTCTCCCTCTCGCTCCGCTCCGGGGTCGACCCGGCGATGGTCGTCAAGCAGCTCAAGGGGATCTCCTGCCATCTCCCCTCGTGGGCGGGGAACGGCGGGAAGATCATGTCGTGCGCGGACGCCGTCGCGAAGTCGATCGAGTGGTACCTGGAGAACGTCGACAAGATGTTCACCGGGTTCGCCAGGCCGGTGGAGGATCCCGCCCGGGCCCAGGCCGCTCCCCGGCAGAGCGCCCCCGGGGAGTCGCAGGAGATCGCGCGCGGCGCCTGCCCCGACTGCGGGAGCCAGGTCGAGATGCAGGAAGGTTGCCTCAAGTGCCGGTCCTGCGGGTTCTCGGAGTGCTAG